Proteins encoded together in one Candidatus Sulfotelmatobacter sp. window:
- a CDS encoding TonB-dependent receptor: MSRSVRVLSLVASMMLSAVLAQAQYRTSIQGVVTDTTGAVVPGANLTLTNPETGEKQVRVSDNAGVFNFNALAAARFRLEADKTGFQKKVIDNLQLIPEQPNAVNVQLEVGAATQTVTVNAETTPLLDTETASINGVVTDNQVQHMPSFGRDVFQLIQLAPGVFGDGAQGAGGGAEPIPGMQGPGPTGGSQGIFQTENGPAAVAAGQQYENNGISIDGISTASAVWGGTTIITPTEDSVDNIKVVSNGYDAENGRFSGAQIQVTSKSGTNHFHGSAFFTVHRPGLDAYQPYAGNDVKALRDNSFFDQFGGSISGPILKNKVFAFFAWETVRSPQAQTNIGNQWGETAAFAALAPSGSIASTYLNFPGNGILNRGINTAATCADFGLTEGVNCRTVTGGLNLGTPLTTGLGTMDPGWTSATNPGTGGDGSGGPENLGTTPDIANYITASTSTFSKNQYNGRLDWNVTGKDRIGFAIYWVPQNTTFNNGARGYDIFHHNQINEAYSAIWNHTFSPTLLNEFRMNAAGWHWNEISSNPQSPVGLPVDNIDTIGGAGVALEQFGPSVGSILDQWTYTMKDIATKIVGPHAIKVGGEWTRLFYLQDCTYCGGVPSYNFFNLWDFLNDAPQKETGSFNPTTGSLTTQRQDDREGIWGIFVQDDYKLRKNLTINAGLRWSYFGPLRSKENNLFVAHPGAGAAYLTGLNVTRQSNAWNAQKDNFGPQIGFAWSPGILHDRFVLRGGYGLNYNQEEISISSGVVNNPGLVIFPTFTIPTPGSPNPGIIYAVGTDVHSLTSYPPNKNTISPLGPNGLPVPGTPGCPVSCPVGVTVFPGTLPTTRVHHYSTDVQYDLGHNFVASVGYQGSISHNIFFHENTNAAPAAEGLTLNPQIGGGDYWSLLGHANYNALLAELKHNFSRQFMADAQFTWAKSLDTASSPFDAGVAPGNLPFFPYNPDLNYGRSDYNVGKAFKLFGMWQPVFFHGEHDWIEKIAGGWSLSGIFNIHSGFPWTPYVSVNGGSLYCGTCGYGALPAVYLGGAGSNTSNDAFKTVAHSNFPNGAAAYFTSPSYTAYSGSAFGNALPQIGLRRNSFNGPGYRDLDLTLTKGFGLPNNRILGEGARFEIRMDAFNVFNNLNFNPLGIVNNISAANFGTITTANNQQSGGLAGRVVTLGARFSF, from the coding sequence ATGAGCCGGTCCGTAAGGGTTTTATCGCTCGTTGCGTCGATGATGCTTTCAGCCGTACTAGCGCAAGCCCAGTATCGAACTTCCATTCAGGGCGTAGTCACCGATACTACGGGTGCGGTAGTTCCCGGCGCCAACCTCACGTTGACCAATCCGGAAACAGGCGAGAAGCAGGTCAGGGTCAGCGATAACGCGGGCGTGTTCAACTTCAATGCCCTGGCCGCGGCCCGCTTCCGCCTGGAGGCGGACAAAACCGGCTTCCAGAAGAAAGTCATCGACAATCTGCAACTCATTCCAGAGCAGCCCAACGCCGTCAACGTCCAACTTGAAGTCGGCGCGGCAACGCAAACTGTTACCGTTAACGCCGAGACCACGCCCTTACTGGACACCGAGACGGCTTCCATCAATGGCGTCGTCACCGACAATCAGGTGCAGCATATGCCGTCGTTTGGTCGCGACGTCTTCCAGTTGATTCAGCTCGCACCCGGAGTTTTTGGAGACGGAGCGCAGGGCGCAGGAGGCGGCGCGGAACCCATTCCGGGGATGCAAGGCCCGGGACCTACCGGCGGCTCGCAAGGTATTTTCCAGACTGAGAACGGACCCGCGGCGGTCGCGGCCGGGCAGCAGTACGAAAACAACGGCATCAGCATTGACGGAATCAGCACGGCCAGCGCGGTGTGGGGCGGAACTACCATCATTACGCCTACCGAAGATTCCGTCGATAACATTAAAGTCGTCTCCAACGGCTATGACGCCGAGAATGGGCGTTTCAGCGGCGCCCAGATTCAGGTCACGTCCAAAAGCGGCACCAACCACTTCCACGGCAGCGCCTTCTTTACCGTGCACCGCCCCGGCCTGGATGCTTATCAGCCATATGCCGGCAACGATGTAAAGGCCTTGCGGGATAACAGCTTCTTCGATCAGTTCGGTGGCAGTATCAGCGGCCCCATTCTTAAGAACAAGGTCTTCGCTTTTTTCGCGTGGGAGACGGTTCGTAGTCCGCAAGCCCAAACGAACATCGGTAATCAATGGGGTGAGACCGCCGCGTTTGCCGCTTTAGCGCCGAGCGGCAGCATCGCTTCCACGTATTTGAACTTCCCCGGAAACGGCATTCTCAACCGAGGAATCAATACCGCCGCCACTTGCGCCGATTTCGGTCTGACTGAGGGAGTCAATTGCCGCACAGTCACGGGAGGCCTGAATCTCGGAACTCCCTTAACAACCGGCCTGGGCACAATGGACCCCGGCTGGACCAGCGCAACTAATCCCGGCACCGGCGGCGATGGCAGCGGCGGACCCGAAAATCTCGGCACCACTCCCGATATCGCGAATTACATTACGGCAAGCACCAGCACCTTTTCGAAGAACCAGTACAACGGCCGGCTCGATTGGAATGTTACCGGCAAAGATCGTATCGGTTTTGCCATCTACTGGGTTCCGCAAAATACCACTTTCAATAATGGCGCTCGCGGTTATGACATTTTCCATCACAACCAGATCAACGAGGCCTACTCCGCAATCTGGAACCATACTTTCTCGCCGACTCTGCTCAACGAGTTCCGTATGAACGCCGCCGGATGGCATTGGAACGAAATTTCCTCGAATCCGCAATCTCCAGTCGGTCTGCCCGTGGACAACATCGACACCATCGGGGGCGCCGGCGTCGCTCTCGAACAGTTTGGACCAAGCGTTGGCAGCATCCTTGACCAGTGGACCTACACCATGAAGGATATTGCGACGAAGATCGTGGGTCCCCACGCCATCAAGGTTGGCGGAGAGTGGACTCGGCTCTTTTACCTGCAAGATTGCACGTATTGCGGCGGCGTGCCCAGCTACAATTTCTTTAATCTTTGGGATTTCCTGAACGATGCGCCGCAGAAAGAAACTGGCAGCTTCAATCCAACCACAGGGAGTCTTACCACACAGCGCCAGGACGATCGCGAGGGTATTTGGGGAATTTTTGTGCAGGACGATTACAAGCTGCGCAAAAACTTGACCATCAATGCCGGACTTCGCTGGTCCTACTTCGGCCCGCTTCGCTCCAAGGAAAACAATCTCTTCGTGGCCCATCCGGGCGCAGGGGCGGCCTACCTGACCGGGCTCAACGTCACAAGACAGAGCAATGCGTGGAATGCCCAAAAAGATAACTTCGGGCCGCAAATTGGCTTTGCCTGGAGCCCAGGGATTCTGCATGACAGATTCGTTCTCCGCGGCGGCTACGGCTTGAACTACAACCAGGAGGAAATTTCGATTTCTTCGGGAGTCGTTAACAATCCGGGCCTGGTGATTTTTCCGACATTCACCATCCCAACGCCTGGGTCCCCGAATCCCGGGATCATTTATGCGGTGGGAACAGACGTCCACTCGCTCACCAGCTATCCGCCTAACAAAAATACCATCTCGCCGCTCGGTCCGAACGGACTACCCGTGCCCGGAACGCCAGGATGTCCGGTTTCATGCCCCGTGGGAGTGACGGTCTTCCCCGGCACTCTTCCGACCACGCGGGTCCACCACTACTCGACGGATGTGCAGTATGACCTCGGCCACAACTTTGTTGCCTCTGTGGGATATCAAGGCAGCATCTCGCACAACATTTTTTTCCACGAGAATACCAACGCGGCACCAGCGGCCGAGGGACTGACGCTCAATCCGCAGATCGGCGGCGGAGATTACTGGAGTCTTCTCGGGCACGCCAACTACAATGCCCTGCTGGCCGAATTGAAACACAACTTCTCGCGCCAGTTCATGGCAGATGCGCAGTTCACCTGGGCTAAGAGCCTCGACACGGCCTCTTCGCCCTTCGACGCCGGAGTGGCGCCGGGCAACTTGCCATTCTTTCCCTATAACCCCGACCTGAACTATGGGCGATCCGATTACAACGTCGGCAAGGCGTTCAAGCTCTTTGGCATGTGGCAGCCGGTCTTCTTCCACGGTGAACATGACTGGATCGAAAAGATCGCCGGCGGCTGGTCGCTCAGCGGCATTTTCAACATTCACTCAGGATTCCCCTGGACGCCCTACGTCAGTGTCAACGGCGGCAGCCTTTATTGCGGCACGTGCGGTTACGGCGCACTGCCCGCGGTCTATCTCGGCGGTGCAGGAAGCAACACCAGCAATGATGCTTTCAAGACGGTGGCTCATTCGAACTTTCCCAACGGCGCGGCCGCCTACTTTACCTCGCCAAGCTATACCGCCTATAGCGGCTCGGCTTTTGGAAATGCGCTTCCCCAAATCGGGCTGCGCCGCAATTCATTCAATGGTCCGGGATACAGGGATCTCGATTTAACCCTCACGAAAGGATTCGGTCTGCCCAACAATCGAATTCTGGGAGAAGGCGCGAGGTTTGAGATTCGTATGGACGCTTTCAATGTCTTCAACAACCTGAACTTCAACCCACTCGGCATCGTGAATAACATCAGCGCCGCAAACTTCGGCACGATTACGACCGCCAACAACCAGCAGAGCGGAGGTCTTGCCGGCCGGGTCGTCACCCTAGGCGCTCGATTCAGCTTCTAG
- a CDS encoding glucoamylase family protein, whose translation MLCVFWGSAGANTEYYRHVVFDNSLTPDTYFYSSGKASGPSFLEQTNSRLPVDTNIFLTPPNALRLQWQSEPGGGWEAEIRVINFRNRPPEFAGRNLYFWCFTTRAIAAADLPSLVLAARFPESFTDPLPMGKFAGDLPAGRWVQVRIPFREFHVAAIHEFHPQYLQTIVFHQGRADRVRHTLIVDELRIDDDAAGDAGAKLPAPDGVRAVGFDRHVDVTWNPVNDSALGRYVIYRSLGHNPKQGNTTEEGKNFEPIGIQVPGINRYTDFLGKSGVTATYKVAASDGQYRQSALSNGASASTREFSDDELLSMLQEACFHYYWEGADPASGMTLENIPGDDRVVATGASGFGIAALVVGVDRGFITRAQGIERLAKIVGFLERAPRYHGAWSHFMDGSTGKTLPVFGMFDNGGDLVETSFLVEGLLVARRYFHGSSATEQDLDRRITHLWETVEWDWFRGDPNRDFIYWHWSPEWAQHIHHPLVGFNEVMITYLLAMSSPTHGVPVEMYYSGWAGQSQEAVADRGGWPNPVPGDHYFNGHTYYGIKLDVGIGTGGPLFFTHYSYLGFDPQRLHDRYTSSYFDNFRNMALINRAYSIANPKHFSGYGADAWGLTASDGPDGYVPHAPDEADDDGTLTLTGALASFPYTPEPSMAALKHYYRDLGAELWDIYGPRDAFDPGRNWVSPIYMGLNQAPIVVMIENYRTGLIWKSFMANPEIPEMLRKLEKLSPAGEAEHTFRRNAH comes from the coding sequence ATGCTTTGTGTTTTCTGGGGCAGCGCGGGAGCGAATACTGAATATTATCGACACGTCGTTTTCGACAATAGTCTTACCCCGGACACTTACTTCTACAGTAGTGGGAAGGCAAGCGGCCCTAGTTTTCTAGAGCAGACAAATTCCCGTCTTCCGGTCGATACCAATATTTTCCTGACGCCACCCAACGCGCTCCGCCTGCAATGGCAGTCTGAGCCGGGGGGAGGGTGGGAAGCCGAAATCCGCGTGATTAATTTCCGCAACCGGCCGCCCGAATTCGCAGGACGCAATCTTTATTTCTGGTGTTTCACCACGCGAGCCATCGCGGCGGCTGATCTGCCGTCGCTGGTGCTGGCCGCCCGGTTCCCGGAATCCTTTACAGATCCTTTGCCTATGGGCAAGTTCGCCGGCGATCTCCCGGCTGGGCGATGGGTTCAGGTGCGTATCCCGTTCAGAGAATTCCACGTAGCCGCCATACACGAGTTTCACCCACAGTATCTACAGACCATCGTGTTCCATCAGGGACGCGCCGACAGAGTTCGCCATACGCTGATCGTCGACGAACTGCGCATTGACGATGATGCAGCGGGCGACGCGGGCGCGAAACTGCCTGCGCCAGACGGCGTGCGCGCCGTCGGCTTCGACCGGCATGTGGACGTGACCTGGAATCCGGTCAATGATTCTGCGCTCGGCCGTTATGTCATTTATCGGTCATTGGGACACAACCCGAAGCAAGGCAATACGACGGAGGAAGGCAAGAACTTCGAGCCGATCGGCATCCAGGTGCCGGGAATCAATCGCTATACGGATTTTCTGGGCAAATCAGGAGTCACGGCTACTTATAAAGTTGCGGCGTCCGACGGACAATACCGCCAATCGGCTCTTTCGAATGGAGCGAGCGCGTCGACTCGAGAGTTCAGCGATGACGAACTTCTTTCCATGTTGCAGGAGGCCTGCTTTCACTACTATTGGGAGGGTGCCGATCCTGCTTCGGGTATGACTCTGGAAAACATTCCGGGGGATGACCGTGTGGTTGCCACTGGGGCCAGCGGCTTTGGCATCGCCGCGCTGGTGGTCGGCGTGGACCGCGGGTTCATTACTCGTGCGCAGGGGATTGAACGTTTGGCAAAAATCGTTGGCTTTCTTGAACGCGCGCCGCGCTATCACGGCGCCTGGTCGCATTTCATGGACGGCAGCACCGGGAAGACTCTGCCGGTGTTTGGCATGTTCGACAACGGCGGCGATCTGGTGGAGACTTCGTTTCTGGTGGAAGGGCTTCTGGTCGCCCGCCGGTATTTTCACGGCAGCTCTGCTACCGAGCAGGATCTCGACCGTCGCATCACTCATCTCTGGGAGACAGTGGAATGGGATTGGTTCCGCGGCGATCCGAACCGCGATTTCATTTACTGGCACTGGTCTCCGGAATGGGCGCAGCACATTCACCATCCGTTGGTCGGCTTCAATGAAGTGATGATCACGTATCTGCTGGCGATGTCGTCGCCGACACACGGCGTGCCCGTCGAGATGTACTACTCCGGCTGGGCGGGGCAATCGCAAGAGGCGGTCGCCGACCGTGGCGGCTGGCCCAACCCTGTGCCTGGCGATCACTATTTCAATGGGCACACGTACTATGGAATCAAACTGGACGTTGGAATCGGTACGGGCGGCCCGTTGTTTTTCACCCATTATTCTTATTTGGGTTTCGATCCGCAGCGCTTGCACGACCGCTATACGTCTTCGTACTTCGATAATTTCCGCAACATGGCCCTCATCAACCGCGCCTATTCGATTGCCAATCCAAAACATTTTTCCGGCTACGGTGCCGACGCATGGGGCCTGACGGCGAGCGACGGGCCGGACGGCTATGTCCCCCATGCGCCGGATGAGGCGGATGATGACGGCACTCTCACTCTCACCGGCGCACTCGCATCTTTTCCCTACACGCCCGAACCATCGATGGCCGCCCTCAAGCATTACTATCGCGACTTGGGCGCTGAGCTTTGGGATATCTATGGTCCGAGAGATGCCTTCGACCCAGGGCGAAATTGGGTCTCACCGATCTATATGGGATTGAATCAAGCCCCGATCGTCGTGATGATTGAGAACTACAGAACCGGGCTGATCTGGAAAAGCTTCATGGCGAATCCGGAGATTCCTGAGATGCTGCGCAAACTGGAAAAGCTCAGTCCGGCAGGAGAAGCGGAACACACTTTTCGACGCAATGCACATTGA
- a CDS encoding efflux transporter outer membrane subunit, with protein sequence MTFRNKLEVRAIASCVAVLCLLSSACVVGPKYHAPAPQAPAASFKESPTQFQDSGGWSVAQPADAKLHGKWWELFNDAELNGLEEQLDIDNQNIKQFFENFMEARAVVREARSQYFPTLSAAPSVNHSQTSANLHGLTTVNTTGGSTGSGTTTQLGNTLYTLPLEASWAPDLWGKVRNTVRQAQYTAQVSAADLENERLTEQAALAEFFFEIRGQDELQRLFDATVAADQKELDLTRSLYETGMTTEISVVQAESALQSAQAGATNVAIARAQYEHAIAMLVGKSATGFSVPVKPLTFVPPPIPIGVPSELLQRRPDVAAAERTMAAANAQIGIAHAAYYPTLSLTAEGGFESSAIGNWLSWPSRFWSVGASLSETIFDAGLRRATVQQYVAAYNANLAGYRQTVLTAFQQVEDSLAEVRILSKEISQQQQAVNSAQTYLKLAESRYETGIDPYVNVLIAQTTLLGDLQTLNNLHVQQMTSAVALIQALGGGWDASQLPGPSQVSERPPASETRIQQ encoded by the coding sequence ATGACCTTCCGAAACAAACTCGAAGTTCGTGCAATTGCTTCTTGTGTTGCAGTGCTTTGCCTGCTTTCGTCCGCGTGCGTGGTCGGGCCGAAGTATCATGCGCCTGCGCCGCAAGCGCCCGCGGCGTCGTTCAAGGAATCGCCGACTCAGTTTCAGGATAGTGGCGGCTGGTCGGTGGCGCAGCCCGCCGACGCGAAGTTGCATGGCAAGTGGTGGGAGTTGTTCAACGACGCCGAACTCAACGGGCTCGAAGAACAATTGGACATCGACAACCAGAACATCAAACAGTTTTTCGAAAACTTCATGGAAGCACGCGCCGTGGTCCGCGAAGCGAGGTCGCAATACTTTCCCACGCTTTCAGCCGCACCTTCCGTCAACCACTCTCAAACCTCGGCGAACCTTCACGGGCTCACAACCGTGAACACCACGGGAGGTTCTACGGGCAGCGGAACCACAACCCAATTGGGAAACACACTTTACACGCTCCCGCTGGAGGCGTCATGGGCTCCGGATCTATGGGGGAAAGTTCGGAACACCGTGCGGCAGGCGCAGTACACGGCGCAGGTCAGCGCTGCCGATCTGGAGAATGAGAGGCTCACGGAACAGGCCGCCCTGGCTGAGTTCTTCTTCGAAATACGTGGCCAGGACGAACTGCAAAGGCTTTTCGACGCTACGGTCGCGGCGGATCAGAAAGAGTTGGATCTGACCCGTTCTCTTTATGAAACCGGCATGACCACGGAGATTTCGGTGGTGCAGGCGGAAAGCGCGCTGCAAAGCGCACAGGCGGGCGCGACCAATGTGGCCATCGCGCGAGCGCAATATGAACATGCCATTGCCATGCTGGTGGGAAAGTCGGCGACCGGCTTCTCAGTTCCGGTGAAGCCGCTTACTTTTGTCCCTCCACCGATTCCGATTGGCGTGCCCTCTGAATTGCTGCAACGGAGACCCGATGTGGCGGCGGCGGAGCGTACTATGGCTGCGGCCAACGCTCAGATCGGCATCGCCCATGCCGCCTACTACCCGACGTTGAGTTTGACCGCGGAGGGCGGCTTTGAAAGCTCGGCGATTGGCAACTGGCTTTCCTGGCCGAGCCGCTTCTGGTCGGTGGGAGCGTCCTTGTCGGAAACGATCTTCGACGCGGGTCTGCGGCGAGCTACAGTGCAGCAATACGTCGCTGCTTACAATGCGAATCTCGCTGGTTATCGCCAGACTGTTCTCACGGCATTTCAGCAGGTAGAAGATTCTCTGGCAGAGGTGCGCATCCTTTCGAAAGAAATATCACAGCAGCAGCAAGCGGTGAATTCTGCCCAGACATACCTGAAGCTGGCAGAATCGCGATATGAAACCGGCATCGACCCTTATGTTAACGTGCTGATTGCGCAAACCACGCTGCTAGGGGACTTGCAGACTCTGAATAATCTCCACGTGCAGCAGATGACTTCTGCGGTAGCGCTGATTCAAGCTTTGGGCGGCGGCTGGGATGCTTCGCAGTTGCCGGGGCCTTCACAGGTTTCAGAGAGGCCGCCGGCGAGCGAGACGAGGATTCAGCAGTAA
- a CDS encoding efflux RND transporter permease subunit, with translation MNPSELFIRRPVATTLLTLAIAIAGAIAFTVLPVSPLPQVDFPTISVSASLPGASAQIMASSVATPLERQFGHIAGVSEMTSASSLGSTSITIQFDLSRNIDGAARDVEAAIAAARTYLPANLPANPTYRKVNPADAPIMIIGLTSSKFDTGKLYDEASTIMEQKLSQIQGVGQVVVGGASLPSVRVDVDPSQLNSYGLSLSNLQSVLSTQNADIAKGQVTYGGVTADIIANDQISKAEDYKPIIVGSHNGTAVRLADVAKVTDSVQNVRSAGYLNGIPSVTVIIFRQPGANIIQTVNNIRNQLPFLKASIPQGIDTTIVLDRTTTIRASVSDVERTLVISVCLVVLVVFVFLRNGRATIIPSIAVPVSLIGTFAVMFLFGFSIDNLSLMALTISTGFVVDDAIVVMENISRHLEQGMEPFKAALLGAREIGFTVFSISVSLIAVFIPILMMGGIVGRLFREFAITLSTAIVVSMVVSLTTTPTMCAHLLKHENPADRGRMYRASEKFFSWMLESYRRTLLWALDNSALMLVVLLFTIGLNVILIYKIPKGFFPQQDTGAIVGGVQGPQDSSFPAMDDSVRRLVGVIKSDPAVANVNAYTGGNGSTNRGFIYIALKPLNERKVGAPEIINRLRPKLNHMPVASAFLQASQDLRIGGRSSNALYQYTIQSDNVQDLSKWGPILLEEMKKLPGLQDVNSDQQDGGLEELLTYDRASAARLGLTAQALDSSLCAAFCQSEVSIIYTQLNQYYVVLEVAPEYWQTPQGMNYIYLRSAASGSSATSSSTSNSGNVPGKAIVPLSAVTAAQAGTTPLAVNHTGLFPSVTVSFNLAPGVSLSDATQRITEMEQRLGTPATVRGFFAGTAEAYQQSLGTEPMLVATALLAVYIVLGVLYESLVHPLTIISTLPSASVGAMLALMLFKIDLSVISIIGIVLLIGIVKKNAIMMIDFALVAERQEGKSTTDAIFEACMLRFRPILMTTMAALFGALPLAFGTGTGSELRRPLGITIVGGLIVSQMLTLYTTPVVYLFLDRLRLRFQKKTESGRALPAAGD, from the coding sequence ATGAATCCTTCAGAACTATTTATCCGGAGACCCGTGGCGACGACGCTGTTAACTCTCGCGATCGCCATTGCCGGCGCGATTGCCTTCACTGTGTTACCGGTTTCACCCCTGCCCCAGGTTGATTTTCCGACGATCTCGGTGTCGGCATCGTTGCCAGGAGCCAGCGCACAGATCATGGCCTCATCGGTTGCGACGCCGCTCGAGCGCCAGTTCGGACACATTGCGGGCGTCTCCGAAATGACTTCCGCCAGTTCGCTCGGAAGCACGTCGATCACAATTCAGTTTGACCTGAGCCGCAATATCGATGGCGCGGCGCGCGACGTGGAGGCCGCCATCGCCGCCGCCCGGACTTATTTGCCGGCCAATCTTCCGGCCAATCCGACCTATCGCAAAGTGAATCCGGCCGACGCCCCCATCATGATCATCGGGCTGACTTCTTCCAAGTTCGATACCGGCAAACTTTACGACGAAGCTTCGACGATCATGGAACAGAAGTTGTCGCAGATTCAGGGCGTGGGGCAGGTAGTGGTGGGAGGCGCTTCGCTGCCATCGGTTCGTGTCGATGTCGACCCCAGCCAACTGAATAGTTACGGCTTGTCTCTTTCGAATCTTCAATCCGTTCTTAGTACGCAAAATGCGGACATCGCGAAAGGTCAAGTCACATACGGCGGGGTTACCGCCGACATTATCGCCAACGATCAGATCTCGAAGGCAGAAGACTACAAGCCGATCATTGTTGGCTCTCACAATGGCACGGCAGTTCGACTTGCGGATGTGGCGAAGGTTACCGACTCGGTGCAAAACGTTCGTTCGGCGGGATACCTCAACGGAATTCCTTCCGTAACGGTGATCATTTTCCGCCAGCCCGGCGCGAACATCATTCAGACCGTCAATAACATCCGCAACCAGTTGCCGTTTCTGAAGGCCTCGATTCCGCAGGGCATCGACACCACCATCGTTCTGGATCGCACGACGACGATTCGGGCCTCGGTGAGCGATGTCGAGCGGACGCTTGTGATCTCAGTCTGCCTGGTGGTTTTGGTGGTGTTCGTTTTTCTGCGGAATGGACGCGCCACGATTATTCCAAGTATCGCCGTTCCTGTATCTCTAATCGGCACGTTTGCGGTGATGTTTCTGTTCGGCTTCAGCATCGACAATCTCTCGCTGATGGCGCTGACGATTTCCACGGGATTCGTCGTTGACGATGCGATTGTGGTCATGGAGAACATTTCCCGCCATCTCGAGCAGGGCATGGAACCTTTCAAGGCCGCTTTGCTGGGAGCGCGCGAGATTGGATTCACGGTGTTTTCCATCAGCGTGTCTCTGATTGCGGTCTTCATTCCGATCCTGATGATGGGCGGGATCGTGGGACGACTGTTTCGAGAGTTCGCCATTACGCTCTCCACGGCGATCGTAGTTTCGATGGTGGTTTCGTTGACCACGACGCCTACCATGTGCGCGCATCTGCTGAAACATGAAAATCCGGCGGATCGCGGCAGGATGTATCGCGCCAGCGAAAAGTTCTTCTCCTGGATGCTGGAAAGCTATCGCCGCACTCTGCTGTGGGCGCTGGATAATTCGGCATTGATGCTGGTGGTCTTGCTGTTCACGATCGGACTGAATGTGATTCTGATCTACAAAATTCCGAAAGGTTTCTTTCCGCAACAGGATACCGGCGCCATTGTAGGGGGCGTGCAGGGCCCGCAGGATTCCTCATTTCCAGCGATGGATGATTCGGTCCGGCGTTTGGTGGGAGTGATCAAAAGCGATCCAGCGGTGGCAAACGTAAACGCCTATACGGGAGGCAACGGCTCCACCAATCGAGGGTTCATCTACATCGCGCTTAAACCGTTGAACGAACGAAAGGTGGGCGCGCCTGAGATCATCAATCGCTTACGGCCCAAATTAAATCACATGCCGGTTGCCTCCGCCTTCCTGCAGGCTTCGCAGGACTTGCGTATCGGCGGGCGATCGAGCAACGCGCTCTATCAGTACACGATTCAGTCGGATAACGTTCAGGACCTTTCCAAGTGGGGTCCGATTCTTCTGGAGGAAATGAAGAAGCTTCCCGGACTTCAGGATGTGAACTCAGACCAGCAGGATGGCGGGTTGGAAGAGTTACTTACGTATGACCGGGCCAGCGCCGCGCGGCTTGGACTGACTGCGCAAGCGCTCGATTCCTCGCTGTGCGCAGCGTTTTGCCAATCGGAAGTTTCCATTATCTACACTCAGCTTAATCAATATTACGTAGTGCTGGAAGTTGCTCCGGAATATTGGCAGACTCCACAGGGGATGAACTATATCTATTTGCGAAGCGCTGCCAGCGGCAGCTCGGCAACCAGTTCGAGCACGTCAAATAGCGGCAATGTACCGGGCAAAGCGATTGTTCCTCTCAGCGCCGTCACGGCTGCGCAGGCGGGCACAACGCCTCTGGCGGTAAATCATACCGGCTTGTTCCCTTCGGTCACAGTATCGTTCAACCTTGCGCCGGGAGTTTCCTTGAGCGATGCCACGCAGCGCATCACGGAAATGGAGCAGAGACTGGGAACTCCGGCTACCGTCCGGGGATTTTTCGCCGGAACGGCAGAGGCTTACCAGCAATCGCTGGGCACCGAGCCCATGCTGGTGGCAACGGCACTGCTGGCCGTTTACATTGTGCTGGGAGTTCTCTATGAAAGTCTGGTGCATCCCCTCACTATTATTTCGACGCTGCCCTCCGCAAGCGTAGGAGCCATGCTGGCCCTAATGCTGTTTAAGATCGACCTGAGCGTGATCTCCATCATCGGCATCGTATTGCTGATTGGCATCGTGAAAAAGAACGCCATCATGATGATCGATTTCGCGTTGGTGGCAGAGAGGCAGGAGGGCAAGAGCACGACCGACGCCATCTTTGAAGCCTGCATGCTGCGCTTCCGTCCGATCTTGATGACCACGATGGCGGCGCTGTTTGGCGCATTGCCACTGGCCTTCGGAACCGGCACAGGGTCGGAGCTACGAAGACCTCTTGGCATCACCATCGTGGGCGGGTTGATTGTGAGCCAGATGCTGACGCTCTACACCACGCCGGTGGTGTATCTCTTTCTGGATCGCCTGCGACTCAGGTTTCAGAAAAAAACTGAAAGCGGGCGGGCGCTTCCGGCGGCAGGCGATTGA